The DNA region tatgatacagtattttttttctacttctttttcttttcactattttcattattatattattatattatatatcagtagtataataatagtaataacataatataaagaGAATTAATCTTACAGGAgaaattactaaaaaaaatagTGCTGGGAGttctcatatattttatatacagaatggaaacgaattaatattttgatttttataaaaataatatataatatataagtacattttCACTAATTTTTACTTTAGACTAAATAACCAACAAAATCTACATAGAATTCTACTATATCCaatctatttatttgtagAAGTATTAAAGTGTTAGTacttaaatgttttattagaattagatTAAAgggaatttgaaaatatattaaaatatgcagCCACTCGCTCGGAGTTCGATAAATAGTAAgtaatacgatttttttatattcactcattattattatttatattcatttctctAAATAACATGTCTTGTAATTCGTGTATAATTACGAATctcttttgtaataatatacttatatttgaaaagtatATGATCATGGCGGGTAAATAGGCAACCAATCAAACCATAGCTTTCTTTGTTGCGCTTTTCACTATGAGGTTATGTACATTTAAATCAATTcgtgtattatttatactataaCGAATGTGTATTTTtaagtgtatataatattttttctttaaaagaaaatatttttttgaatcaTTTATAATGCGAATATTGGAACTATACAGCGGTATTGGCGGAATGCATTATGCCTTTCGAGgtacatttaatttaaatcttaaatatatatattaatcccACCAAAaagacattaaaaaatttttatttaaatttattatttgttaaaagtCTTCATTATCATGTTATTTTCTAGAAAGTGGAGTGGTTGGAAATATTATTGGTGCAGTGGATATAAATCCTGTTGccaataatgtatataaacataattttcCAGAAGTCTTGCTCATGAACCGCAACATTGAATCTATAAGCGAAGAGGAAATTataaatctaaatataaatatgatacttATGAGTCCTCCTTGTCAACCATTTACTAGAGTAGGATTGCAAAAGGACAAATTAGATAACAGATCGTGTTCACTGTTTCACCTTTTACAAATTATACCACAAATTTcatctttgaaatatatattattggaGAATGTGAAGGGATTCGAAAATTCAGAAACAAGAATAGAATTACTAAAGTGCCTTAAAAATagcaattttaattataaagaattaattttaagtcCAAATCAATTTGGCATTCCAAATACAAGGCATAGATATTATTTGCttgctaaaaaaaaaggtttaaaattttgtttcaatGATTCTGTATTAGACCATAGCCTTTCTCAAAGATTAATAACACTTCTTCCACAAAGTAAACATCAGCTACTCATAGAAAAAGATCATGTAGATAATATAGAATGTGGTATTATctgttataaattaaaacatattttagaaaattgtgAAGAATCATTATACTTAATTCCTAGAAATATTCTACAGAAACGAGCTACATTGTTAGATATAAGAACAGCAGACAATTGTGGATCTTGTTGTTTTACAAAAGCTTATGGACATTATATTGAAGGTACAGGTTCTGTGTATTGTCCATTTTCAGAAGAAATAGTACAAAAAAAACTTATTGAATCTaccaaatatgaaaaatattcagaaGATCAATTAcaactttttttatctttgaagTTGAGATATTTCACACCAAAAGAAGTATCTAGATTAATGTGTTTTCCAGAAGATTTTACATTTCCAAATAGTACAACAACTAAACAAAAATACAGATTATTAGGTAATTCAATTAATGTTGATGTAGTTagcaaattaatatttttattatgtactaaagagaatgagaatatatgaagtatttatttaactaAAAGTATTTGTGCGttacaaattatatagattttacaacattattataataactttatattcaaagttaataaaagcATTATAGAATTGTTGATATACATAATGTACCATGAAAAGTACAtacataagaaatataaaattatgtaccatataaataatataaatattaagaactacttgtaatatttttaaaaatttgatagacaattaatttgataaatcatttattataacacacaaattatttcaatacaGATAGTAAACTAAAGTTTTctctataataaaaacttgtgtttcaattatttattggtGATCATGATGAAtatgattttctattaattattcattgtacttaaaagataatatatatttacaaaaactaattatgtatacttatatatataacttatatatattgtttaatattgtttatatgaTTTCTAATTCAGATGGaatatgaattttcttttctgcagCAAATTTTTTGAGTGCCTGATATTTGGAATGCCAAgattctatttcttctctcataCGATTATTGTCCTCCTGCATTGCTTCCATATCACGGTATTCCTGAGTTTTTTCTGATTCTAGTTCATCTTTTTGTTCTATGCGTTTTATACGACAACTGGCTGCATAACCTCTGTTTTTTAAAgttcttcttctctgtttCATTCGTACTATCTCTTCTCTAGATAATCCACGCAATTTCAATTGTCTGTTTAAATCTCTGACAGATATTGTAACAAGTTCATCATCACTGATGTCCAAACATGGACCTGGTGAGAGGGGATCCtatgcaagaaaagaaaatataataaacaagataaataagtaagtcAGCTAATAGAGATTacactaataaaataaattcaatacaaaataatatagtaaatttTACATTCACTTTTTAcctattttagaaaaaataatattttattaatttttattgtaatttgtAGATGATATCGCTACAAAATATTATCGCAGACGTGTTTGTTATTCATAATGTTATACTAAGGTACATTTACCAAAATAAACACGATCGGTAATAATGAAAGACATTTGCTCACGTGTGATAGTTGCCGACGTACCATCTTTATAGATCGCTTTCCGTCCATAGCCATTTTTTACGTGAAAATATTCACGTTCCAACGTAAAgcgaacaaaaaatagaacgtTTTCTCCAACCTTCTGTGGTTTCTCGATCAATTTGCCTAGTCATTCTAGAACGCGAAACGACGACGGTAGCTGCCATGGTAgacattatcatatatatcattctgaaaacatcgaattttcttatgtgatataatttataatataattttatgtacaGCATTAAAATATGCATCATTTTATAGAACGATTTCGTTAAGCATCGTAAAAATACATTCAAAATtgctttttttacatatttatatcggTACAATAATAACATACATTTGATTCATTTGGACACAGCAACGCCATCTGTTAAGATAAAAGTGTACTCGTTAGATAATATCTATGAACTTCGCATTAGTATTTACCACGCATCCCACTGTAATGGTTATTATTTTAGTAAGATGATATTTTtgatcaattcttttttctcgcagAAAGAATTCATAGCAGATATtggtattaatataaataagtaatataaaacttgTTGCTTAAATAGTTCTTATAGTAAAAATTATCtggataaatatatttctaaatagaataatattacaaataaagaaaGCATACAagtcatctttctttttaaatgtataaatatatatatatatatatacgcatatacatacatttaaaatattaatcgtaaaCTCGCGATAAGAGGTTAGGATAAAAGTAGATTAAAGTGGATAAGATTCTAGAAAACACATTTTGCGTTAATAGAGATGTTATCTATactgcttctttttcttttttcttttttctatacattatattattattattatcattttactcGACttagttatattttaattaacttaCGAATATTTGGACATCCAAGCTAGATGGCTTCTATCCTAGGGTTTTTTATCTCGTgtagcaataaaaaaataaaagtatcggTGTCACAATAATATTGActaactttttttctcctttttagaTCCTCGATAGCAGCCATTATCTTCCCGTAGTAACTCAATAGCCGAGAAAATggcaagaagagaagaaagatgttATATGGCGAagatgagaagaaagaggaaaaggaggagaagaagacgatgcttgaaagaacgaagaaaaagagaaagaaggtagTATGGTCATAGTCGTTCTTATACTAGTTAACTTCTATTTCCAATCTTATCGTAAGATATATTATCGAGAGAAACAAACTGTTAATACGTTGTTTTATGCGTCTCATTATTCGACGAAATAACTTTAAAATAAGTTCGAAaatatggaaagaaaagaaaagaaacgaaacgagaagcATTTAATCGGACGATATATTCTGAATTTGATTTTTCGcctgtttattttatttcttgaatGTTAACGAATTTGCGTAGAAAAATGTTGTGTCCTTTCGTCCTCTATATAACTtggaaacaaaattattcgttttaccttttacgttattaatattatattttctggTAGTCGTTCAGTATATGAGGTTCAAAGgtagaaatattcttttatcgtgTTTTCTGAAGGAGTTATCGTCGTAGCCCGtaataactattatatttaGCAAGAAAAAGTAGTCTCGTCGAGGAAGCcaagaaacgacgacgacgacgatgacgaagtTCTTAAAACGAGTTATCCGTTCGTCGTTCTTACGACAAGTTGGTTCTTGGATGTGATTAGCCGAAAATGATGTTCTTCTTGGAacgaaatgatcgataaaggtagagagaaagagagagagagagggagagagagagagagagagagagagagggagagagagagagagagagataaaatcaagattatcgtttttctcttttcacggTCGGTTAATATCGAagaattcgttcgaaaataatttttctttctatcaaatAAGTGTATTAATATCGTGCCGTTATCAATTTATGGAAAAACACGTTTCATCGAGCCAAGGAATGTGATATCCGACGTATGATATATGCGTAATTACACATTAGGATACTAAAGGCTATCATTAGAAATATATGAAGCGTATAGCTTGtgaaattattcgtaatacgttatattatatcgatagatACTATCAAGCGTCTCGACATAAACACGTCCGTGCTTCGTTAACGAACGAgtctgtgtatgtacgtatgtaatagatttatatatacaattgaattattcgtttttagcattCAAACTGTTGGCATTTTAacgagtatatatattcatacgacCTTCCCGGTTCATCGTTCGAAAATTCGATATaacgaaatttcattttgcaAACTCGTTCGCGTTAACCATTTGGAAATATGAAAGAGGTGTCCGACTTGACACACAACTAGCTTACTCGTTATCCACTGGGAGACATTTCTCACGCATCAGCTATAATTAAACGGAGACTCGTAGGATGTACAGAGTAAATGCCAAAGGTACAATGCATAGAGTTAACTCGTTCGCAATGAACTATCGTATAAACTCGTGGTACATTCTGATTACTTCGTTGAGACGTAGTATGCATCAACGTACATTATATCATctgttgagagaaagagaaaaagcaaaaaagtaTACCGACtttgaatgaatttttcaggaagttgtatatttcttttcttttcttttcttcatcctttCGTTCCTTTGCTTCCGTCTTCTACATTTTTATCTATcctaatttttttaacaaacattaccatttttattttagtccTTATAATCTTCAAATATTAGTTCGTACAAATAACTTAATAACGTAACGTAATACAatgtattgttttataaaagtatttatccttgtttattttttttaacatacatatgtatattgtgcTTACATGGAAAACGTTAGCTTCAGCTACTACGTCTGATCTCTTCTTTTCACTCGTTTCCTTTAATACAACGCTTGCTGCGTTATAAGCATTCCATTCATTCGCTCTCATGTATATTAATGCATTTCTGCCCGTTCGTTTTAGAGGGACTACGTTATAAAGTCGAGGCGTTAATAATAGACACGTCTTGCTCTCCTACTTTTCTCGTTTGTCTTTCATCTTCCTATTCGtgttttcctcctttcttctttccattttttttcttatttttccttctttccgcACACTTCCTATCTTCCCTTTCGCGAAAAAGTCATTTATCATACTACTTTTCTTTACTCGTAGCATGACGATTTAGTTTCTCTAgaatgtacacacacacacacacatacacacaatatcAAGCATTATAGTTATCTATCGAATTTGAGGTCGGTGGCATCGTTCAACGACCAGTCCATTTTCGTCGCATTGCGGAAAGTCTAATGTCCAGGTATTTCTATTGTCACATAATATCATCgttcttcaattttatttaacaattttacgaatattatcttttgtcttatgtatattttgtttacttttcaaacaatgaatttttcataaaaatgttttattaacgtTACAACGATTAAGTAACAAGGTTTTACGAAACAATTAAATAcagattttttctctttcatgttTGTTGTACATGAAAAGTCACATaacgtctttctttttttttcttctctttacattatc from Vespula vulgaris chromosome 8, iyVesVulg1.1, whole genome shotgun sequence includes:
- the LOC127065746 gene encoding transcription factor MafG isoform X2, with the protein product MAMDGKRSIKMDPLSPGPCLDISDDELVTISVRDLNRQLKLRGLSREEIVRMKQRRRTLKNRGYAASCRIKRIEQKDELESEKTQEYRDMEAMQEDNNRMREEIESWHSKYQALKKFAAEKKIHIPSELEII
- the LOC127065746 gene encoding transcription factor MafK isoform X1; amino-acid sequence: MAMDGKRSIKMVRRQLSHDPLSPGPCLDISDDELVTISVRDLNRQLKLRGLSREEIVRMKQRRRTLKNRGYAASCRIKRIEQKDELESEKTQEYRDMEAMQEDNNRMREEIESWHSKYQALKKFAAEKKIHIPSELEII
- the LOC127065743 gene encoding tRNA (cytosine(38)-C(5))-methyltransferase, producing the protein MRILELYSGIGGMHYAFRESGVVGNIIGAVDINPVANNVYKHNFPEVLLMNRNIESISEEEIINLNINMILMSPPCQPFTRVGLQKDKLDNRSCSLFHLLQIIPQISSLKYILLENVKGFENSETRIELLKCLKNSNFNYKELILSPNQFGIPNTRHRYYLLAKKKGLKFCFNDSVLDHSLSQRLITLLPQSKHQLLIEKDHVDNIECGIICYKLKHILENCEESLYLIPRNILQKRATLLDIRTADNCGSCCFTKAYGHYIEGTGSVYCPFSEEIVQKKLIESTKYEKYSEDQLQLFLSLKLRYFTPKEVSRLMCFPEDFTFPNSTTTKQKYRLLGNSINVDVVSKLIFLLCTKENENI